In Horticoccus luteus, the following proteins share a genomic window:
- the plsY gene encoding glycerol-3-phosphate 1-O-acyltransferase PlsY → MVASTVLALAVGYVLGALPFGYWVARAHGVNIFEVGSKNPGATNVRRVLGAGPGNVVFALDAFKGAVATIWPVWWALSRGHVSGQIEIVQIAGLIGAMTGHSFSLFTKFRGGKGVATASGGVLMLVPLAALVVTMIWIITFYATRYVSLASLLAAAGLPLATWALGRPTSLVVFAALITVFVVLRHRSNIGRLLRGTENRFVKKPQPTSTP, encoded by the coding sequence ATGGTTGCGTCGACCGTCCTCGCTCTCGCGGTTGGCTATGTGCTCGGCGCCCTGCCGTTTGGCTACTGGGTCGCGCGCGCGCATGGCGTGAACATCTTCGAGGTCGGGAGCAAGAATCCAGGCGCCACCAATGTGCGCCGGGTGTTGGGTGCAGGTCCGGGCAACGTCGTCTTCGCGCTCGACGCGTTCAAAGGCGCTGTCGCGACGATCTGGCCGGTGTGGTGGGCGCTAAGCCGGGGGCATGTGTCCGGGCAGATCGAAATCGTGCAAATCGCCGGGCTGATCGGTGCAATGACAGGCCACAGCTTTTCGTTGTTTACGAAATTCCGCGGCGGGAAGGGTGTGGCGACGGCGTCGGGCGGGGTGTTGATGCTGGTGCCGCTCGCGGCGTTGGTCGTCACCATGATTTGGATCATCACTTTCTACGCCACGCGGTATGTTTCGCTCGCCTCGTTGCTCGCCGCGGCGGGGTTGCCGCTCGCGACGTGGGCGCTGGGCCGCCCAACCTCACTGGTGGTATTCGCGGCGCTCATCACGGTGTTCGTGGTGCTGCGCCATCGCTCGAACATCGGCCGGTTGCTGCGCGGCACGGAAAACCGTTTTGTGAAAAAACCTCAGCCCACCTCCACGCCATGA
- a CDS encoding homoserine dehydrogenase: MSVRTLRIGLCGLGTVGQGVWKHLTADRPELEARLGVKLELARGAVRNPKKRRSVRIPASKLTTDALAIARDPSIDIVCELVGGTDLAREITLEALRRGKVVVSANKALICAHGAEIFATAREHGGRFLFEASVAGGIPIIKALREGLVANRFPLIYGILNGTCNYILTQMEERDAPYTQVLGDAKRLGYAEADESLDVEGWDAAHKASVLAYLAHGVWVRPEQMIVEGIARITPADFKNANALGFGIKLLAVIWRDFETNELSVRVHPTLLPESHVVAKVNGVFNAISVQGDVVGTTLYIGRGAGQDATASAVISDIVDAVALLRRQKGEMIDGDFIETTARRQAPPRIAPPEHIEGRYYLRLTVEDKPGVLSAIAAVTARQHVSIASVIQSPAERAGAASLVLTTHRSNERALRNTIARLRRLRPVLEEPVLLRIAEFPE, from the coding sequence ATGAGCGTCCGCACTCTTCGTATCGGTTTGTGCGGTCTTGGCACCGTGGGGCAGGGGGTTTGGAAACACCTGACGGCTGATCGTCCCGAGTTGGAAGCCCGGCTGGGAGTGAAGCTCGAACTCGCACGCGGGGCGGTTCGCAATCCGAAGAAGCGCCGTTCGGTGCGAATTCCGGCGAGCAAGCTCACGACCGACGCACTCGCCATCGCGCGCGATCCGTCGATCGACATCGTCTGCGAACTCGTCGGCGGCACCGATCTCGCGCGCGAAATCACGTTGGAGGCGTTGCGACGCGGCAAAGTGGTCGTGTCGGCGAACAAGGCTCTGATCTGCGCGCACGGCGCGGAAATTTTTGCGACCGCGCGTGAACACGGCGGACGGTTTCTTTTCGAGGCGAGTGTCGCGGGCGGCATTCCGATCATCAAGGCGCTGCGCGAGGGCCTCGTCGCGAATCGCTTCCCTCTGATTTACGGAATCCTCAACGGCACGTGTAATTACATCCTCACGCAAATGGAGGAGCGCGACGCGCCTTACACGCAGGTGCTGGGCGATGCCAAACGGCTGGGTTACGCGGAAGCGGATGAGTCGCTCGACGTGGAGGGCTGGGACGCCGCGCACAAGGCGTCCGTGCTCGCGTATCTTGCTCATGGCGTCTGGGTGCGGCCCGAGCAAATGATCGTGGAGGGGATTGCCCGGATCACTCCGGCCGATTTCAAAAACGCGAATGCGCTCGGTTTCGGCATCAAGTTGCTCGCGGTGATCTGGCGCGATTTCGAGACGAACGAACTGAGCGTGCGGGTGCACCCGACGTTGTTACCGGAAAGCCATGTCGTCGCGAAAGTGAACGGCGTCTTCAACGCGATTTCGGTGCAAGGTGACGTGGTGGGCACGACGCTCTACATCGGCCGCGGCGCCGGGCAAGACGCCACGGCGAGCGCGGTGATCAGTGACATCGTTGATGCGGTCGCGCTTTTGCGCCGGCAGAAAGGCGAGATGATCGATGGCGATTTCATCGAGACCACGGCGCGGCGGCAGGCACCTCCGCGGATCGCCCCGCCGGAGCATATCGAGGGGCGCTATTACCTCCGGCTGACAGTCGAGGATAAGCCGGGCGTGCTTTCCGCCATCGCCGCAGTGACCGCGCGTCAGCACGTGAGCATCGCGAGTGTCATCCAAAGTCCCGCCGAACGCGCGGGTGCGGCGTCGCTGGTGTTGACGACTCATCGCAGCAACGAACGGGCGTTGCGCAACACCATCGCCCGCTTGCGGCGGCTGCGCCCTGTGCTTGAGGAGCCGGTCCTGCTGCGAATCGCTGAGTTTCCCGAATAA
- a CDS encoding aspartate kinase encodes MARIVQKYGGTSVGDVERIKKVAERVKATRDEGNELVVVVSARAGVTNELIARAKAVCAEPSERELDQLLSIGEQETCALTAMALHGLGVKAVSYTGAQAGIFTDKVHTKARIQTIDAKPIENDLKQGRVVIVAGFQGINEEGNVTTLGRGASDLSAVALSAALKADKCEIYTDVDGVYTADPRVVKNARKLAELSYDEMLELASSGSKVMQSRSVEFAKKFGVVFEVRSSFNHNPGTIVKEEVAYMEKVVVRGVAVDKDQVKVIVSNIVDKPGSAAKVFRALADATVMVDMIVQNVGRHGVANLTFTVPQTDTQRAVKALEPVLAEVGGGQVAVHENIAKLSVVGVGMKSHSGVAATLFQSLAAANINIELITTSEIKISVVVDRDRVDEAARVAHAAFGLDTL; translated from the coding sequence ATGGCACGCATCGTTCAAAAATACGGCGGCACCTCGGTGGGTGATGTCGAACGGATCAAGAAAGTCGCTGAGCGGGTGAAAGCCACGCGCGACGAGGGCAACGAATTGGTCGTGGTGGTATCCGCGCGAGCGGGCGTCACCAACGAACTGATTGCCCGGGCGAAAGCGGTGTGCGCCGAGCCGAGCGAGCGCGAACTCGACCAGTTGCTCTCCATTGGCGAGCAGGAGACGTGCGCGCTGACCGCCATGGCGTTGCACGGGCTGGGCGTGAAAGCGGTGAGTTACACGGGCGCGCAAGCGGGGATTTTCACCGACAAGGTGCACACGAAGGCGCGAATCCAGACGATCGATGCCAAGCCGATCGAGAATGACCTGAAGCAAGGCCGCGTCGTGATCGTGGCCGGGTTTCAAGGCATCAACGAAGAGGGCAACGTGACCACGTTGGGCCGCGGCGCTTCGGATCTGTCGGCCGTGGCGCTCTCTGCCGCACTCAAAGCGGACAAATGCGAGATCTATACGGATGTCGATGGCGTTTACACCGCTGACCCGCGCGTCGTGAAAAACGCGCGCAAACTAGCCGAACTGAGTTACGACGAGATGCTCGAACTCGCTTCCTCCGGCTCGAAGGTCATGCAGTCGCGCTCCGTCGAGTTTGCGAAGAAATTTGGCGTCGTTTTCGAGGTTCGCTCCTCGTTCAATCACAACCCAGGAACCATCGTGAAAGAAGAAGTCGCTTACATGGAAAAGGTCGTCGTCCGCGGCGTCGCGGTCGATAAGGACCAGGTCAAGGTCATCGTCAGCAACATCGTCGACAAACCCGGTTCGGCGGCGAAAGTTTTCCGCGCCCTCGCGGATGCCACCGTCATGGTCGACATGATCGTGCAAAACGTCGGCCGGCATGGGGTCGCGAACCTGACGTTTACGGTGCCGCAAACCGACACGCAGCGAGCGGTCAAGGCGCTGGAGCCGGTGCTCGCGGAGGTCGGCGGAGGCCAGGTCGCCGTGCACGAAAACATTGCGAAGCTCTCGGTTGTGGGCGTCGGCATGAAGTCCCACAGCGGTGTGGCAGCGACTCTGTTTCAGTCGCTGGCGGCGGCGAATATCAACATCGAGTTGATCACCACTTCGGAGATCAAAATCTCGGTCGTCGTTGATCGTGACCGCGTCGACGAGGCCGCGCGAGTCGCTCACGCGGCCTTCGGCTTGGACACACTGTGA
- the thrC gene encoding threonine synthase, translating into MRYISTRGQTAPHSFSDAVAVGLAPDGGLFLPEHLPDLSGYLASWERLDYAELCVEFLAHFATEIPRATLSDIVRRSYTRFESTAIAPLVQLDARTYVLELFHGPTLAFKDFALQLLGNLYEHQCRARQETINVLGATSGDTGAAAIHGLLGKPGTAIFILYPDGRVSPLQERQMTCTGADNVFALAIDGTFDAAQTALKEIFGDQDFRTRHRLSAVNSINLARVLAQCVYYLHAWLRLPQEVRGEAEFVVPTGNFGNVFAGWLLARMGVPLAGFKVATNQNDILHRFFTTGEYRVGEVQPSLAPSMDIQVASNFERLLYYQLGGDASRLRSAMQQFKATGACTFEGFAGGAFTSCRTSDAEIPGIMQRVHHEFGYIVDPHTACAFKALNPSRVSVVLATAHPAKFPETIKAAIGVAPTHPSLEALKARPIVKYLVPADAAAIRAFIEQRAI; encoded by the coding sequence ATGCGTTATATTTCCACGCGCGGCCAGACCGCGCCGCATTCGTTCAGCGACGCCGTCGCCGTCGGTCTGGCGCCGGATGGTGGCTTGTTTTTGCCGGAGCACCTGCCGGATCTTTCCGGCTATCTCGCCTCGTGGGAACGACTGGATTACGCGGAGTTGTGCGTGGAATTTCTCGCGCATTTTGCGACCGAGATTCCGCGGGCCACGTTGAGCGACATCGTCCGACGCTCCTATACACGCTTCGAAAGCACGGCCATAGCACCCTTGGTGCAACTCGATGCACGCACTTACGTGCTCGAGCTTTTTCACGGGCCGACGTTGGCGTTTAAGGATTTCGCGCTTCAACTGCTCGGCAACCTTTACGAGCACCAATGCCGCGCACGGCAGGAGACGATCAACGTGCTCGGTGCCACGTCAGGCGACACCGGGGCGGCCGCGATTCATGGTCTGCTCGGCAAACCGGGCACGGCGATTTTCATTCTGTATCCCGACGGCCGGGTGTCGCCGCTGCAGGAACGCCAGATGACTTGCACCGGCGCGGACAACGTATTTGCGCTGGCGATCGATGGGACGTTTGACGCAGCGCAAACGGCCTTGAAGGAGATTTTTGGTGATCAGGACTTCCGCACCCGGCACCGATTGTCCGCGGTAAATTCGATCAACCTGGCGCGCGTGCTGGCGCAATGCGTTTACTATTTGCACGCGTGGTTGCGGCTGCCGCAGGAGGTGCGAGGCGAGGCGGAGTTCGTGGTGCCGACGGGGAATTTCGGCAATGTGTTCGCCGGCTGGCTGCTCGCGCGAATGGGCGTGCCGCTGGCGGGCTTCAAAGTCGCCACGAACCAAAACGATATTTTGCATCGGTTCTTTACGACGGGCGAGTATCGCGTCGGCGAGGTGCAACCAAGTCTGGCGCCGTCGATGGATATCCAGGTGGCCTCGAATTTCGAACGGCTGCTCTACTACCAACTGGGCGGCGACGCGTCGCGGTTGCGTAGCGCGATGCAGCAATTCAAGGCGACGGGCGCATGCACGTTCGAGGGCTTCGCAGGCGGTGCGTTTACTTCGTGCCGCACCAGCGACGCGGAGATTCCCGGCATCATGCAACGGGTGCACCACGAGTTCGGCTACATCGTGGATCCGCACACCGCGTGCGCGTTCAAGGCGTTGAACCCCTCGCGGGTGAGCGTCGTGCTGGCGACGGCGCATCCGGCGAAGTTTCCCGAAACGATCAAGGCGGCGATCGGAGTGGCACCGACCCATCCGAGTCTCGAAGCGCTCAAAGCGCGGCCGATCGTAAAGTATCTCGTGCCGGCGGATGCGGCGGCGATCCGCGCGTTTATCGAGCAACGGGCGATTTAA
- a CDS encoding Ppx/GppA phosphatase family protein, with protein sequence MISAVAVIDIGSNSIKALLAQSTSDGTLHARYQRSIEARISAGISQREPRLTEDGLQRGLAAVQTLLTDLAPFQPDATVLVATSAVRDARNGDDFCARVHAATGHTIRILTGEEEATLIGRGLTCDPALRDLRDFYVFDLGGGSLECLVFRHRELQRKLSLPLGCVRLTERFIPDPSAAVPPAAIAAISAHVNASLETASFAFQLPADAVAVGTGGTLTTVRTIRAARVNEDLEATDSLIPLGELIHLRDELSALPLEERRRIGGLPPARADVFPAALATLVAVAESGGLGAFRHSLYNLRWGLAAAAFD encoded by the coding sequence GTGATCTCTGCCGTCGCCGTCATCGACATCGGGAGCAACTCAATCAAAGCGCTGCTCGCGCAAAGCACCTCCGACGGCACCCTCCACGCGCGCTACCAGCGCTCCATCGAAGCGCGCATCAGTGCGGGCATCAGCCAACGGGAACCGCGCTTGACCGAGGACGGCCTCCAGCGCGGCCTCGCGGCTGTGCAGACGTTGCTCACCGACCTCGCGCCGTTTCAACCGGACGCCACCGTGCTCGTCGCCACCAGCGCGGTGCGCGACGCCCGCAACGGCGATGATTTCTGCGCGCGCGTGCACGCTGCGACTGGCCACACCATTCGCATTCTCACCGGAGAGGAGGAAGCGACACTCATTGGCCGTGGACTCACCTGCGATCCCGCCCTGCGTGACCTCCGGGACTTCTACGTCTTCGATCTCGGTGGCGGCAGCCTCGAGTGTCTCGTCTTTCGCCACCGGGAATTGCAACGCAAACTAAGTTTGCCGCTCGGCTGCGTCCGGCTGACGGAGCGGTTTATCCCAGATCCTTCCGCCGCCGTGCCTCCGGCTGCGATCGCGGCCATCTCCGCTCACGTGAACGCTTCACTGGAGACGGCATCCTTTGCGTTTCAACTTCCAGCCGACGCCGTCGCTGTCGGGACGGGAGGAACGCTTACCACTGTCCGCACGATCCGCGCCGCACGAGTGAACGAAGATCTCGAAGCGACCGATTCGCTGATCCCGCTCGGAGAACTGATCCATTTGCGCGACGAACTTTCCGCCTTGCCGCTCGAAGAGCGGCGGCGCATCGGTGGCCTGCCGCCAGCGCGCGCCGATGTGTTTCCCGCCGCACTCGCCACACTCGTGGCGGTCGCGGAAAGCGGCGGCTTGGGCGCCTTCCGCCACTCGCTCTACAATCTCCGCTGGGGCCTGGCCGCCGCAGCGTTCGATTAA
- the rsmI gene encoding 16S rRNA (cytidine(1402)-2'-O)-methyltransferase, with the protein MPDAPAINASLTPSAGHLYVVATPIGNLADLTERARAILAAVDVIACEDTRTTGSLLTRLGLRKELVAYHEHNELEAAERLAAQLAAGKSIAVVSDAGTPALSDPGFRLVRACRRQGIPVVPIPGPSAVTAVLSAAGLPTNGFLFVGFLPPKSAARIAFLERHRGFEYTLVVYESCHRIDKAVNELVATLGPDRVICVAKEVTKLHETFLVGPAGDVQSRLAKTSLRGEFVLLIAPATFVL; encoded by the coding sequence ATGCCCGACGCGCCCGCCATCAACGCCTCGCTCACGCCGAGCGCCGGTCACCTCTACGTCGTTGCCACACCGATTGGAAACCTCGCCGACCTCACCGAGCGGGCCCGGGCCATCCTCGCGGCGGTGGATGTGATCGCGTGCGAGGATACGCGCACGACAGGCTCGTTGTTGACGCGTCTCGGCCTCCGCAAGGAACTCGTGGCATATCACGAGCATAACGAACTCGAAGCCGCGGAACGCCTCGCCGCGCAACTCGCCGCCGGCAAATCCATCGCCGTGGTGAGCGACGCGGGCACGCCTGCCCTGAGCGATCCCGGTTTCCGTCTCGTCCGCGCCTGCCGGCGCCAAGGAATCCCCGTGGTGCCCATCCCCGGCCCCAGCGCGGTCACGGCTGTGTTGAGTGCCGCCGGATTGCCGACCAACGGTTTTCTGTTTGTCGGTTTTCTGCCGCCCAAGTCCGCCGCCCGGATCGCGTTTCTCGAACGCCACCGCGGCTTCGAGTATACGCTCGTCGTATACGAAAGCTGCCATCGCATCGACAAAGCCGTGAACGAACTCGTCGCGACGCTCGGACCCGACCGCGTGATCTGCGTGGCGAAAGAAGTCACGAAACTACACGAGACTTTCCTCGTCGGTCCGGCCGGCGACGTGCAAAGCCGGCTCGCCAAGACGAGCTTGCGCGGCGAATTCGTCCTGCTCATCGCCCCCGCCACTTTCGTCCTGTGA
- a CDS encoding glucose-6-phosphate isomerase: MNWTRFKTYLYHNADLGVSLDISRVPFPDDYLATMEPRMQQALADMAALENGAIANPDEHRMVGHYWLRAPQLAPTPAITEEITTTLAAIKAFAGKIHSGEISGSKGKFKHLLVIGIGGSALGPQLVSHALGHPRKDKLGVHFFDNTDPDGMDYVLGELRGQLGKTLVVVISKSGGTAETRNGMLEATAAFQAAGIDHTKHFVAVTGAGSKLDQVAQNEHWLARFAMWDWVGGRTSELSAVGLLPAALQGIDIQAMLDGAAAMDVVTRTAVTAENPAALLALMWFIETGGRGQKDMVVLPYKDRLLLFSRYLQQLVMESLGKELDLHGNVVNQGIAVYGNKGSTDQHAYVQQLREGVNNFFVTFIEVLKDRDAKTSLAVEPGVTSGDYLQGFLLGTRDALSEKDRHSITLTIPDVSPRTLGMLIALYERVVGLYASLIGINAYHQPGVEAGKKAAGGVIALQAKILAALHAAPGQAFTAEALATSIGAGEQTEIVYKILEHLAANRGSGVKKRARARWFEATYRVNPAAA, from the coding sequence ATGAACTGGACTCGCTTTAAAACCTACCTCTACCACAACGCCGACCTCGGTGTTTCGCTCGACATCAGCCGCGTTCCCTTTCCGGACGATTACCTCGCGACGATGGAGCCGCGCATGCAACAAGCGCTCGCCGACATGGCGGCGCTGGAGAACGGCGCGATCGCCAATCCCGACGAGCATCGCATGGTCGGCCATTACTGGCTCCGCGCGCCGCAACTTGCGCCCACTCCCGCCATCACCGAGGAAATCACGACGACGCTCGCCGCGATCAAGGCGTTTGCGGGCAAAATCCATTCAGGCGAAATCTCGGGCTCCAAAGGTAAATTCAAACACCTCTTGGTTATCGGGATTGGCGGCTCCGCGCTCGGCCCCCAACTCGTCAGTCACGCGCTCGGCCATCCGCGCAAGGACAAGCTCGGCGTCCACTTCTTCGATAACACGGATCCCGATGGCATGGATTACGTGCTCGGTGAATTGCGCGGTCAGTTGGGCAAAACGCTTGTCGTCGTCATCTCCAAATCCGGCGGCACGGCGGAAACGCGCAACGGGATGCTCGAAGCCACCGCGGCGTTCCAAGCCGCGGGCATCGACCACACCAAGCACTTCGTCGCCGTCACCGGCGCTGGCTCGAAACTCGATCAGGTGGCGCAAAACGAGCACTGGCTCGCGCGCTTCGCGATGTGGGACTGGGTCGGGGGACGCACGAGCGAATTGAGCGCGGTGGGTCTGCTGCCCGCCGCTCTTCAAGGCATCGACATTCAGGCGATGCTCGACGGCGCCGCCGCCATGGATGTTGTCACCCGCACCGCGGTCACCGCTGAGAATCCCGCCGCTTTGCTCGCGTTGATGTGGTTTATCGAAACCGGCGGCCGCGGCCAGAAAGACATGGTCGTGCTTCCCTACAAAGATCGCCTCCTGCTCTTCTCGCGCTATCTCCAGCAACTCGTGATGGAGTCGCTCGGCAAGGAACTGGATTTGCACGGCAACGTCGTCAATCAAGGCATCGCCGTCTACGGCAACAAAGGCTCGACCGACCAGCACGCCTACGTGCAGCAGCTGCGCGAAGGCGTGAATAATTTCTTCGTCACCTTCATCGAAGTGTTGAAAGACCGCGACGCGAAAACCTCCCTCGCCGTCGAGCCCGGCGTGACCAGCGGAGACTATTTGCAGGGCTTCCTCCTGGGCACGCGCGACGCTCTGAGTGAAAAAGATCGGCATTCGATCACCCTCACGATTCCCGATGTCTCGCCGCGCACGCTCGGCATGTTGATCGCCCTCTACGAACGCGTTGTCGGTCTCTACGCGTCCCTCATTGGCATCAACGCCTACCACCAACCTGGCGTCGAAGCGGGCAAGAAAGCCGCCGGTGGCGTGATCGCGTTGCAGGCAAAAATCCTCGCAGCCCTCCACGCCGCGCCTGGTCAGGCGTTCACCGCCGAAGCGCTCGCCACCTCGATCGGCGCCGGCGAGCAAACGGAGATTGTATACAAAATTCTTGAGCACCTGGCTGCAAACCGCGGCTCGGGAGTGAAGAAGCGCGCCCGCGCCCGGTGGTTCGAGGCGACCTACCGCGTCAATCCTGCCGCCGCTTAA